CCTCGAGTACTGCTGAGATCTGGTTtaggaacaaaagaaaaaaactaaaggtCATTTATCTGGAATTCCACAAGAAATGGGCTAAGGTTGACCAAGAGGGGTATCACCCATAGGTACCCGAGATACCCTCCAAATAAGGTATATAAAGCAGCCACGGTTAAGGTCAGACACTATAACGCCATAAGACAGCATGGAGGTTTGTGCTGgataattttatctattttagaTGTCTTGATAGTGATTTtaataaatacaaagtaactaaTTCACGGGAAACAAAATATACCCCATTTGAGGAGAGCTTAGTGTTAAATTAGATAATTTCAGTCTATATTGATCGATGAAAATTTCTAAGGAAGGTTTTACGATAAGAAATTCTTGGTTAGTTTAAGTTAAAGTGTTTTTAGGCGGCACGAGACCCTTACCTTTACCCATGAGATTGTGGTAAAAATGTGAAAGTGAATAACAGTCCTGGAGTGAAGCTCGTAACTCTACGCACCCGACGGAGACCTAAAGATGACCGGAAGTGGAGTTCACGATTTTGTAATGTCTTGAAATTCACTAATTACATCCACAAAATAATTACTCGTGTGCAATTACAAATGGACTCGATGCTTTTCAGTTTGTGCTAGTTTTTAATTGTGTAAATTCGTTAACATCAGTGGGATTGTAACGATGTACAATCGATGGAATGATTGAGACCTGTTTTCAAAGTTTAATTGTTGCGATACTTTCCGTAAGAGTGATCTTTATCATGTGGATTGAATTATGTTTTATCTCTGGTTAAATATGAACTACGTTAGCCTTTATCTTAACCCTTGTAATGTGTATGCATATTCAatcatatttaatgtttttatggacCCTTATCTATACTTATACAATTAAATAGGAATACAAACGTCATGATGATAACAGCACATGTTATTCATAGATTATTCACCTTGATTCCATACAACATCGGACGTAATTATTAATTATAGGCTTAACAAAAGAATAACCTTTGGTTTTTTTTCCGCCAGGGATTGCAAGTTTTGTTCGTCTGTTGTTTAGCAGCTTTAACCTGTGCCCGAAACGATGACGACCGAAGAAGGGATCGAGGTAATACTCGATTCTTCGGAGGTTTGAACCAGGGCTTCGGAGGAGGATTCAACCACGGTCTTGGAGGTGGATTTAACCATGGATTCGGAGGAGGATTCAATCCAGGCTTTGGAGGAGGATTCAACTCCGGTTTCGGAGGTGGATTCAATCACGGTTTTGGAGGCGGATTTAACCCTGGATTTGGAGGTGGATTCAATCCAGGCTTTGGAGGAGGATTCGGTGGACTTTCCCAGACGTGCAGGCGTTGGTGCCGGACTCCTCAAGGGCAGGCCTACTGCTGCGAGAGCAACAACGAGCCTGAAACCCTTCCCTTCGTCAAGCCTGGGCAATGCCCTCCCGTAAGACCTCAGTGCCCACCCGTCAGGAGCTTTGCCCCTCCACGATCATGCTCCAACGACAGCAAGTGCGGAGGTGTCGACAAGTGTTGCTTCGACACTTGCCTTCAAGAACACGTCTGCAAACCTCCTATTGGAACTGGCGGATTCGGGGGCTTTGGATTTGGCCGATAATcaagattatttttgtatattctttctaattaatttatttaattataccATTGAATATTCAACCATGATGTTATgatgaattaattttcataataaatatcTGCCATTGAATAGAGTATTTCTTTATTCCCAATCcataaatgatttatatatgatTCCAGCTTCCGTATTCCATATTGGTAAATAATAGTGtgtgtttttatctttatattatattaatCATTATGAATGGATAAGATGTATTCCACGTGTTTCGCGGGAGATAGATTTGCGAGTTTTAGATACATTATTAATTTATGACAGTTTAATAATGGTTGATAACACCACTATGAAAATTTCACAACACCATAAAATGacagaataaaaaatataagtttctACTCAGACACATGTGGTTTTGTTTTCTAAACGTCATTTATTGTAGACACTTTTTAGCAGTACAGAAATAATGTATGAAAATCAAGCATTTTTTTCAACTTaatgtagaaaatatataaaataaaaaactaagtaTAAATAAACGAATTAAAATAAATCCagtaagaaaattaaactaaagccAAAAAAGACTTCAGATTTTGACATGTTTTAGTAGTAATAGGTGCTATtataaacaagagaataagaaCGATAGTAAAAGGATAAGAAGGCAATGcaaaatatatgataattattgatTGTGATTACTGATAGTTCATGAAAAGTGATCGTCCCTGAAAACATAAGTTTTATTTGCAGTTTTGATGGATTTAAAGCCTTAGACTTTTACAAGACATGAATGATCTTGGTTAAtgttcactttctctctctctctctctctctctctctctctctctctctctctctctctctctctctctctctctctctctcttactgtatatatatatatacatccatatttatgtgcatatatatatatatatatatatatatatatatatatatatatatatatatatatatatttatatatgtatatatatacacatacatacccacacacatatatatggaaacagtggatatatacatatataaatatatgtatatatatataatttatatatatacatatatatatatatatttaaatatatatatatatatatatatatatatatatatatatatatatatatatattatatatatatatatatatatatatatatatatatatatatatatatatatatacataaccattcAAGAAATGCTTGAATTCAAACCTAAAGGCCACTTTTCCTCCTTGCCAATACTTCAACCACATCAAGGTTAAACGCGCTGAACTGAGTAagcaataaaaagagaaaatagagaAGAAAAATCTATTACCCATTTAGGAACATTTGCACCTGGAAACTACATGGAATGCGGATATGTTACTCCAGGTCATATTCTCATTATCAAGTTTACTTAAAGGAAAAATACTTGATTCTAAATGCAAGATTTATATGTGTTGTTTTTCATGAGAGATCATTTGAAAGATTGGTGTTTGTAAACAACAAAGCGTAAATATTAGATCATGGTCTATTAAGGACTGAATAGGATTAAGTGCTTCATAAGAATAAAGAGAGTAACTTTTAGAATGATAGCTAAAGatacaaatacacacagacacacacacacacacacacacatatatatatatatatatatatatatatatatatatatatatatatatatatatatatatatatatatctatatatatatatatatatatatatatatatatatatatatatatatatctatatatatatatatatatatatatatatatatatatatatatatatatatatgtgtgtgtgtgtgtgtgtgtgtgtgtgtgtgtgcgtgtgtttgtgtgtggacagTTTTTCTctaatacaattttcattgaaagcgatagcATTTTTgatgccactaaggctatcgcctgcattgaatatatatatatatatatatatatatatatatatatatatatatatatatatatatatatatatgtatatataaatatatatatatatatatatatatatatatatgtatatatacatatatatacacatatatatatacatacattatgtatatatatatatatatatatatatatatatatatatatatatatatatatatatatatatatactgtatatatatatatatatatgtgtgtgtgtgtgtgtgtgtggacagcctttctttaatgcaattttcattgaaagtGATAGCCTTTTTgatgccactaaggctatcgcctgcattgaatatatatatatatatatatatatatatatatatatatatatatatatacatatatatatatatatatatattataaatatatatatatatatatatatatatatatatatatgtatatatatatatgtatatatacatatatatatatacacacacacatatatatatatatatatatatatatatatatatatatatatatatatatatatatatatatatacatacattatgtatatacatatatgatatatacattatatttataaatgtattataataatGTGTGCACAAATACGTATAAATCACTGGAAAAAATATATGAATCCTACTCAGATTCGCCTATTAAAAAGCCGAGTTTTTTTCacctacacgcatatatatatatatatatatatatatatatatatatatatatatatatatatatatatatatatatatatacacgagagtaCGTGTTTCATCTATGCTGACGATTGAGCAACTAAAGCAATAGGTCGTGGATAGCTCATCAAATCACCCAGCTATGAATAGTCACTAGCATATACTATGGTAAAAAATGTCATTAAACCTTTTATTCCTTCCACTTATCACTATCACCTCCGGAAGCTTTTTGCGAGGCCCTAAGTGTAAGGTTGATAACCCCTCAATGGTTTTGATCCCAGAAGATGCTGGCACATATTTATAACTTCGTGGACTACAGGTACTGAATAGTAGATTACAGCGATTGCCTGGTCTATGAAACATGACCCAAGCCAAGTGACCACACTGATTGAATGCATCTTGTAAAGGTAGAGACCATTTTCGCCACATACATTGTTATGTTCATCAATTCTACTCATGAAGTTATaaataaagcttatatatatatatatatatatatatatatatatatatatatatatatatatatatatatatatatatatatataaatttaccactaacactcgggatttcaatcaaatgtaaatatcaaccacaatggcatttattataaatgaattttcagtgaatataCGTTCCCAAAGGCAGTAGAATTCAATAtgaaatgctattgtggttgatatttacactaatatatatgcataattatatatatgtataaatatgtacacacacgcatatatatatatatatatatatatatatatatatatatatatatatacatatatatatatatatatatatatatatatacatacatatatatatatatatatatatatatatatatatatacatatatatatatatatatatatatatatatatatatatatatatatatatatatatatatatatatacggtacgtatatgtatatatatgcatatatatatatatatatatatatatatatatatatatatatatatatatatatatatatatatatatatatatatatatatatatatatatatatatatatatacaacaacaacaacgacaacaaatgcatccgtttctagtccactgcagggaaaggcctcaaatatgtccttatacatggggttttgccattttcatcaccacgctagccactgcagattggtgttggtgggagacatTTCTTGACttctcacagcaagccaacctaataTGTGTGCCCCTGAATAGAACAGTTTTGCCGACCAAGACGATATATAAACCTTTTCAcgacgttaaagtatccccactcagaaagtgatgtttatatatatatatatatatatatatatatatatatatatatatatatatatatatatatatatatatatatatatctatctatctatctatctacctatctatttatctatatatatacatatatacacatatatatataaatatatatatctatctatctatctatctatctatttatatatatatatatatatatatatatatatatatatacacacacacacacacacacacacatatatatatatatatatatatatatatatatatatatatatatatatatatatatatatatatggagagaaggATATCTCTAAAGGACATTCATAAGATTATGGCTTTTACgatatttcaaaaaaagaaaaaaatacactcgAATAAACAGTGAACTTTcggtaaatatattatttaaagtaCTAGTTCATAAGTTCAGTTGCTTCTTATATGGAAGCTTCTTATGaatgataagaattattattattattattattattattattattattattattattattattattattattattattattattattattattattataaacctttTCATCATTTTATAACTGTTATTAGAGTTTTATATTATTAGTTAATAAGAATGGCTTACCCATAATATAATCTAAACTTTTCTAAATAAGGATTTGAATTTGAAAATTAGAACTGAAACCGCCTTTGTTTCAATCTAACGCAGACATCAGCCCAACAGACTATAATTAGGGTTCTTGGAATAAAGGGTCCAGTCTCCAGGAAGTAATTCGTTGAATATGAACTACCACTTTCTCCGTCATTGACAGACAGGATATAACGTAAGGACATTTGATCTTTTTTTTCCCGATAGTACTTATTTTCGTATTAGGAGATGCTTTCTGATAATAACCTTCTTATAATGAA
Above is a window of Palaemon carinicauda isolate YSFRI2023 chromosome 6, ASM3689809v2, whole genome shotgun sequence DNA encoding:
- the LOC137642027 gene encoding uncharacterized protein, translated to MEGLQVLFVCCLAALTCARNDDDRRRDRGNTRFFGGLNQGFGGGFNHGLGGGFNHGFGGGFNPGFGGGFNSGFGGGFNHGFGGGFNPGFGGGFNPGFGGGFGGLSQTCRRWCRTPQGQAYCCESNNEPETLPFVKPGQCPPVRPQCPPVRSFAPPRSCSNDSKCGGVDKCCFDTCLQEHVCKPPIGTGGFGGFGFGR